A genomic region of Taeniopygia guttata chromosome 28, bTaeGut7.mat, whole genome shotgun sequence contains the following coding sequences:
- the DOHH gene encoding deoxyhypusine hydroxylase, with protein MVTEQEVEAIGRTLLDAAQPLPARFRALFTLRNVGGRAAVEWISRAFGDGSALLKHELAFCLGQMQDEAAIPVLIRVLEDTAQEPMVRHEAGEALGAIGNPDVLDILKRYSQDPVVEVAETCQLAVKRLEWLQHNKEKPGSSQYLSVDPAPPAEETDVAKLREILLDESQELFERYRAMFALRNVGGQAAVLALAEGLRCGSALFRHEIGYVLGQLQDEACVPQLTAALRSRAESPMVRHECAEALGAIARPRCLRALRAFAGDEERVVRESCQVALDMYEYENGAQFQYADGLCKLQGSS; from the exons ATGGTGACGGAGCAGGAGGTGGAGGCCATCGGCCGCACGCTGCTGGATGCGGCGCAGCCCCTGCCCGCCCGGTTCCGGGCCCTCTTCACCCTGCGCAACGTGGGCGGCCGCGCGGCCGTGGAGTGGATCAGCCGCGCCTTTGGGGACGGCTCGGCGCTGCTGAAACACGAGCTGGCCTTCTGCCTGGGCCAGATGCAGGACGAGGCGGCCATCCCGGTGCTCATCCGCGTGCTGGAGGACACGGCCCAGGAGCCCATGGTCAGGCACGAGGCAG GTGAAGCCCTGGGTGCTATTGGGAACCCTGACGTGCTGGATATCCTGAAACGCTATTCCCAGGATCCTGTGGTCGAG gtggCAGAGACGTGTCAGCTGGCTGTGAAGAGGCTGGAGTGGCTGCAGCACAACAAGGAGaagccaggcagcagccagtACCTCTCTGTAGATCCTGCTCCCCCCGCTGAGGAGACAGATGTTGCCAAGCTCCGGGAGATCCTCCTGGATGAGTCCCAGGAGCTGTTTGAGCGCTACCGGGCCATGTTTGCTCTACGGAATGTGGGGGgccaggctgcagtgctggcactggcagaag GGCTGCGCTGCGGCAGCGCGCTGTTCCGCCACGAGATCGGCTAcgtgctggggcagctgcaggacGAGGCGTGTGTCCCGCAGCTGACAGCAGCGCTGCGCAGCCGCGCCGAGAGCCCCATGGTGCGGCACGAGTGCGCCGAGGCGCTGGGAGCCAtcgcccggccccgctgcctgCGGGCCCTGCGCGCCTTCGCCGGCGACGAGGAGCGCGTGGTGCGCGAGAGCTGCCAGGTGGCCCTGGACATGTACGAGTACGAGAACGGCGCCCAGTTCCAGTACGCCGACGGGCTCTGCAAGCTGCAGGGctcctcctga
- the LOC115490876 gene encoding uncharacterized protein, producing the protein MGMGRTVRWGVDGDVRTVSCRQRWQYPYTTMQNRAARSGAAPPRPAPGATVTPPPITSRAAPAPDLKMRERLLVLLCALARRRRRRRAGAMAGNGTGNGSGGGSGSGGGGGGGWDGPQRRAWLRHYYSQRQKRIMTLLIAHRRRTSCCFYPRAWPSLRSTDWWEQVVLKEFGPQDWLEKFRMSKETFFYICNQLRPGLAPHSAHFHPTLPLEKRVAVALWHLATNVEYQTLSPLFGVGPSTVQSCVREVSYAVVLLLKPLYLRLPDEKELENMVRIFCTRWGFPHCIGALDSLHIPIHPPLRLSADYCNGQGWHSILTQATVDGLGQFWDVSTAFPGSMENSAVLESSSLWVLAKEGRLCPNPPKHFMGKAQKYVLLGDATYPLQDWILKPYQEDENLTQRQLQFNYRLKRAHSVIENAFLRLKARWQILLKCDDCSLELLPTLVLACCILHNVCEAHDNPFNEEWLEGTEPTELPKPCQPAPAAMEDDRAEQVRELMCQYFESCGEG; encoded by the exons atggggatgggccGGACGGTGCGGTGGGGTGTGGATGGGGATGTCCGTACGGtgagctgcaggcagcgatGGCAATATCCGTACACCACCATGCAGAACCGCGCCGCGAGGAGCGGAGCGGCACCACCCCGTCCCGCCCCCGGTGCCACCGTGACCCCGCCGCCGATCACTTCCAGGGCGGCCCCGGCTCCCGATTTGAAAATGCGGGAGCGGCTGCTGGTGCTCCTGTGCGCGctggcgcggcggcggcggcggcggcgcgcggggGCCATGGCCGGGAACGGCACCGGGaacgggagcggcggcggcagcgggagcggcggcggcggcggcggaggctGGGACGGGCCGCAGCGGCGAGCATGGCTCCGGCACTACTACAGCCAGCGGCAGAAACGGATCATGACG ctcctCATCGCTCACCGGAGGAgaaccagctgctgcttctaCCCCCGCGCCTGGCCCAGCCTCAGGAGTACGGACTGGTGGGAGCAGGTGGTCCTGAAGGAGTTTGGGCCCCAGGACTGGCTGGAGAAGTTTCGGATGTCCAAGGAGACTTTCTTCTACATCTGCAACCAGCTGCGGCCTGGGCTGGCTCCGCACAGCGCCCACTTCCACCCCACCCTGCCACTGGAGAAGAGGGTGGCTGTGGCCCTGTGGCACTTGGCCACCAACGTGGAGTACCAGACTCTGAGTCCTCTCTTTGGTGTGGGGCCCTCCACGGTGCAGAGCTGTGTCCGGGAGGTGAGCTATGCGGTCGTCTTGCTGTTGAAGCCGCTTTACCTCCGGCTGCCCGAcgagaaggagctggagaacaTGGTGCGCATCTTCTGCACGCGCTGGGGCTTCCCGCACTGCATCGGGGCGCTGGACAGCCTGCACATCCCCATCCACCCGCCCCTGCGCCTCAGCGCCGACTACTGCAACGGCCAGGGCTGGCACTCCATCCTCACACAGGCCACCGTGGATGGCCTGGGGCAGTTCTGGGACGTCTCCACCGCCTTTCCAGGCAGCATGGAGAACAGCGCTGTCCTGGAGAGCTCCAGCCTGTGGGTGCTGGCCAAGGAGGGCCGGCTGTGCCCCAACCCTCCCAAGCATTTCATGGGGAAGGCACAGAAGTACGTGCTGCTGGGCGATGCCACGTACCCCCTGCAAGACTGGATCCTCAAGCCCTACCAGGAGGACGAGAACCTCACCCAGCGCCAGCTGCAGTTCAACTATCGCCTGAAGCGGGCCCACAGCGTGATCGAGAACGCCTTCCTGCGCCTCAAGGCGCGCTGGCAGATCCTCCTCAAGTGTGACGAttgcagcctggagctgctgcccaccctcGTCCTTGCCTGCTGCATCCTGCACAACGTCTGCGAGGCGCACGACAACCCCTTCAACGAGGAGTGGCTGGAGGGCACCGAGCCCACCGAGCTGCCCAAGCCCTGCCAGCCCGCGCCGGCTGCCATGGAGGACGACCGGGCTGAGCAAGTGCGTGAGCTGATGTGCCAGTACTTCGAGAGCTGCGGGGAGGGCTGA
- the SMIM44 gene encoding small integral membrane protein 44 — protein sequence MALAGGFPLPGTEGTRGTRRLLQSPPEEDGVLYVDYKPPALDSIHLPRHVLYLMMAATLVLVVAYAIVGHLIKDLVHDFADWAFGPKPEEKAGMAEGPEAEWLEKDEVLVEQKVEDEGSSILPGTDIPLQLLAPRSSVSFADSPKKKRFF from the exons ATGGCCCTGGCGGGGGGTTTTCCCCTCCCTGGCAccgaggggacacgggggacacggcGCTTGCTGCAGTCCCCCCCTGAGGAGGACGGGGTGCTGTACGTGGATTACAaaccccctgccctggacagcATCCACTTGCCCCGCCACGTCCTGTACCTGATGATGGCAGCAAcgctggtgctggtggtggcATATGCCATCGTAGGGCACCTCATCAAGGACCTGGTGCACGACTTTGCTG ACTGGGCCTTTGGGCCCAAGCCGGAGGAGAAGGCAGGGATGGCTGAAGGCCCAGAGGCAGAGTGGCTGGAGAAGGACGAGGTGCTGGTGGAGCAGAAGGTGGAGGATGaaggcagcagcatcctgccCGGCACGGACATCCCGCTGCAGCTGCTCGCTCCACGCAGCTCCGTCTCCTTTGCCGACTCCCCCAAGAAGAAGAGGTTCTTCTAG
- the SMIM24 gene encoding small integral membrane protein 24: protein MPKLLQPLSLLVLLVLASTAQGQAGTGPKVLQPWLIGLTVVVVFLFFVFVVLLVNRLWSLRKKRKEKDHAETLGTDRLGRSGHVNQAAEDWEELSYDRQQNKATSF from the exons ATGCCaaagctcctgcagcccctctcgCTCCTGGTCCTGCTCGTCCTCGCTTCCACCGCCCAGGGACAGGCTG GCACGGGCCCCAAGGTGCTGCAGCCGTGGCTCATCGGCCTCACGGTCGTCGTCGTCTTCCTCTTCTTCGTCTTCGTGGTGCTGCTCGTTAACCGGCTCTGGAGCCTCAGGAAGAAGAG GAAGGAGAAGGACCACGCGGAGACCCTGGGGACCGACAG GCTGGGGCGCTCCGGCCACGTCAACCAGGCGGCTGAGGACTGGGAGGAGCTGAGCTACGACAGGCAGCAGAACAAGGCCACGTCCTTCTGA